In Gossypium raimondii isolate GPD5lz chromosome 12, ASM2569854v1, whole genome shotgun sequence, a single window of DNA contains:
- the LOC105764215 gene encoding putative E3 ubiquitin-protein ligase RING1a isoform X2, with the protein MTKTTKLNSKATTKMKMTMKMEMMKMILMEANLLLLKRNPRIIKKTRTVMECLHRFCRECIDKSMRLGNNECPACRTHCASRRSLRDDPNYDALIAALYPDIDKYEEEELAFHEEERTRNKQIQASIAQIFQRQSEALVKRRSLGKESSTFSARSQRHHRSAHPRRRRNSRGVEHQGSEDNEDENDDNGGKDSSSTDERCTEVRQRRRKRRPGIRLSLPSSSVVNSDGGYVENDTEVSRDSRGISPGLVWNPDMLAWGRGGARSHTRHGNSSSGSSKSSRARLNRLVEYLRSLEENDDELDVHLKLISVDEHSTSSLQQPYLCCRPSLSVKQLCEYIALQTPLRAEEVEILMVKGQYHTDEKCTNPSEDTLQILEGQETLAGLKGKCSSGINHLILAYRQRQSC; encoded by the exons ATGACCAAAACCACCAAGCTCAACTCCAAGGCGACGACGAAGATGAAGATGACGATGAAGATGGAGATGATGAAGATG ATTCTGATGGAAGCCAATCTTCTACTTCTCAAGAGAAACCCGA GAATCATAAAGAAAACAAGAACTGTAATGGAATGCCTACACCGTTTCTGCAGAGAATGCATTGACAAATCAATGCGACTGGG GAACAATGAGTGTCCTGCTTGCCGTACGCATTGTGCTAGTCGACGTTCTCTAAGAGACGACCCAAACTATGATGCCTTAATTGCAGCTTTATATCCAGATATCGACAAGTATGAAGAGGAG GAATTGGCGTTCCATGAAGAGGAAAGGACTCGCAATAAGCAG ATTCAAGCATCGATTGCCCAAATTTTTCAGAGACAATCAGAAGCACTAGTTAAACGACGTAGTCTTGGCAAAGAGAGCAGCACCTTTAGCGCTAGATCACAGCGGCATCATCGTAGTGCTCATCCTCGTAGGCGACGGAACTCTCGAGGAGTTGAGCATCAAGGATCTGAAGACAATGAGGATGAAAACGATGATAATGGAGGCAAAGATTCTTCTTCCACAGATGAGCGCTGTACAGAAGTGAGGCAGAGAAGGCGCAAAAGACGGCCTGGAATTCGGTTGTCCCTGCCTTCTTCATCAGTGGTAAACTCAGATGGTGGATATGTTGAAAATGATACTGAAGTGTCTAGAGACAGCAGAGGGATTTCTCCTGGGCTTGTCTGGAATCCAGACATGCTTGCTTGGGGGAGAGGTGGTGCTCGGAGTCACACTCGACATGGAAATTCAAGCAGTGGCAGCAGCAAGAGTTCACGTGCTCGCTTGAACAGATTGGTAGAGTATCTTAGGAGCTTGGAGGAAAACGATGATGAG TTGGATGTTCATCTCAAGCTTATTTCAGTGGATGAACACAGTACATCAAGTTTGCAGCAACCTTACCTTTGTTGTCGGCCCAGTCTGTCAGTTAAGCAGCTATGTGAA TACATCGCTCTCCAGACACCATTACGGGCTGAAGAAGTAGAAATATTAATGGTAAAAGGACAATACCATACTGATGAAAAATGCACCAACCCCTCGGAGGATACACTGCAAATCTTGGAAGGTCAAGAAACTTTGGCGGGGCTTAAGGGGAAGTGCAGTTCTGGAATAAATCATTTG ATTCTGGCATATAGGCAGAGGCAAAGTTGCTAG
- the LOC105764215 gene encoding putative E3 ubiquitin-protein ligase RING1a isoform X1, which translates to MPAQKRSLPENLDDEESSLHHQSHTKQSRNEDGQHKPEDETTQLEQEQPEPDQDQQHLKQDPDDQNHQAQLQGDDEDEDDDEDGDDEDDSDGSQSSTSQEKPEFVLVELPEIRKDVQCPICLGIIKKTRTVMECLHRFCRECIDKSMRLGNNECPACRTHCASRRSLRDDPNYDALIAALYPDIDKYEEEELAFHEEERTRNKQIQASIAQIFQRQSEALVKRRSLGKESSTFSARSQRHHRSAHPRRRRNSRGVEHQGSEDNEDENDDNGGKDSSSTDERCTEVRQRRRKRRPGIRLSLPSSSVVNSDGGYVENDTEVSRDSRGISPGLVWNPDMLAWGRGGARSHTRHGNSSSGSSKSSRARLNRLVEYLRSLEENDDELDVHLKLISVDEHSTSSLQQPYLCCRPSLSVKQLCEYIALQTPLRAEEVEILMVKGQYHTDEKCTNPSEDTLQILEGQETLAGLKGKCSSGINHLILAYRQRQSC; encoded by the exons ATGCCAGCCCAGAAGCGGTCATTGCCGGAGAATCTCGACGATGAAGAGTCCAGCCTTCATCACCAAAGCCACACCAAGCAATCTCGAAACGAAGATGGCCAACACAAACCTGAAGACGAAACAACCCAACTGGAACAAGAACAGCCCGAGCCGGACCAAGACCAACAACACCTGAAACAAGACCCCGATGACCAAAACCACCAAGCTCAACTCCAAGGCGACGACGAAGATGAAGATGACGATGAAGATGGAGATGATGAAGATG ATTCTGATGGAAGCCAATCTTCTACTTCTCAAGAGAAACCCGA ATTTGTCTTAGTAGAGCTTCCGGAAATTCGTAAAGATGTTCAATGTCCAATTTGTTTAG GAATCATAAAGAAAACAAGAACTGTAATGGAATGCCTACACCGTTTCTGCAGAGAATGCATTGACAAATCAATGCGACTGGG GAACAATGAGTGTCCTGCTTGCCGTACGCATTGTGCTAGTCGACGTTCTCTAAGAGACGACCCAAACTATGATGCCTTAATTGCAGCTTTATATCCAGATATCGACAAGTATGAAGAGGAG GAATTGGCGTTCCATGAAGAGGAAAGGACTCGCAATAAGCAG ATTCAAGCATCGATTGCCCAAATTTTTCAGAGACAATCAGAAGCACTAGTTAAACGACGTAGTCTTGGCAAAGAGAGCAGCACCTTTAGCGCTAGATCACAGCGGCATCATCGTAGTGCTCATCCTCGTAGGCGACGGAACTCTCGAGGAGTTGAGCATCAAGGATCTGAAGACAATGAGGATGAAAACGATGATAATGGAGGCAAAGATTCTTCTTCCACAGATGAGCGCTGTACAGAAGTGAGGCAGAGAAGGCGCAAAAGACGGCCTGGAATTCGGTTGTCCCTGCCTTCTTCATCAGTGGTAAACTCAGATGGTGGATATGTTGAAAATGATACTGAAGTGTCTAGAGACAGCAGAGGGATTTCTCCTGGGCTTGTCTGGAATCCAGACATGCTTGCTTGGGGGAGAGGTGGTGCTCGGAGTCACACTCGACATGGAAATTCAAGCAGTGGCAGCAGCAAGAGTTCACGTGCTCGCTTGAACAGATTGGTAGAGTATCTTAGGAGCTTGGAGGAAAACGATGATGAG TTGGATGTTCATCTCAAGCTTATTTCAGTGGATGAACACAGTACATCAAGTTTGCAGCAACCTTACCTTTGTTGTCGGCCCAGTCTGTCAGTTAAGCAGCTATGTGAA TACATCGCTCTCCAGACACCATTACGGGCTGAAGAAGTAGAAATATTAATGGTAAAAGGACAATACCATACTGATGAAAAATGCACCAACCCCTCGGAGGATACACTGCAAATCTTGGAAGGTCAAGAAACTTTGGCGGGGCTTAAGGGGAAGTGCAGTTCTGGAATAAATCATTTG ATTCTGGCATATAGGCAGAGGCAAAGTTGCTAG